In Rubrivirga marina, the following are encoded in one genomic region:
- a CDS encoding HAD family hydrolase, whose amino-acid sequence MPEATTAFHNRIALVFDFDDTLAPDTYEALLAKLGVDPEAFDREKVGPLAEDGWDKTLARFYRIVEEAQGRDDLTLDRAFCQELGESIDLFPGVPEMFDHVTDWAHAIADDVDVEFYLLSGGFVDAQRHAPIAERFEAMYGAEFHFADDGAAACCRQMITHSEKTRYLLAIAKGVGVGGSNEPAEVYRDIPEAEWHVPLDQVIYVGDGASDMPVFELMGEHGGIALGVVEDSDGDWKEAEKVNPDRRVQNLAPADYSEGSELMTSLRLAVESMAKLVALRRRSQGE is encoded by the coding sequence ATGCCCGAGGCCACGACCGCCTTCCACAACCGGATCGCCCTGGTCTTCGACTTCGACGACACGCTCGCGCCGGACACCTACGAGGCCCTCCTTGCCAAGCTCGGCGTCGACCCCGAGGCGTTCGACCGCGAGAAGGTGGGCCCGCTGGCGGAGGACGGGTGGGACAAGACGCTGGCCCGGTTCTACCGGATCGTAGAGGAGGCCCAGGGACGCGACGACCTCACGCTCGACCGCGCCTTCTGCCAGGAGCTCGGCGAGTCGATCGACCTGTTCCCCGGCGTTCCGGAGATGTTCGACCACGTGACGGATTGGGCCCACGCCATCGCCGACGACGTCGACGTCGAGTTCTACCTCCTCTCGGGCGGGTTCGTCGACGCCCAGCGGCACGCGCCCATCGCCGAGCGGTTCGAGGCGATGTACGGGGCCGAGTTCCACTTCGCCGACGACGGCGCGGCCGCGTGCTGCCGCCAGATGATCACGCACTCGGAGAAGACCCGCTACCTCCTCGCGATCGCGAAGGGCGTGGGCGTCGGGGGGAGCAACGAGCCGGCCGAGGTCTACCGCGACATCCCCGAGGCGGAGTGGCACGTCCCGCTCGACCAGGTCATCTACGTCGGCGACGGGGCCAGCGACATGCCGGTCTTCGAGCTCATGGGCGAGCACGGCGGGATAGCCCTCGGCGTCGTCGAGGACTCGGACGGCGACTGGAAGGAGGCCGAGAAGGTGAACCCCGACCGTCGCGTCCAGAACCTCGCCCCGGCCGACTACTCCGAGGGTTCGGAACTGATGACGTCGCTCCGTCTGGCGG
- a CDS encoding TIGR03885 family FMN-dependent LLM class oxidoreductase, producing MSYVIGYHASHEQFPPSQLLRLVQQAEDAGFNAAMCSDHIHTWSSAQGESGFAWSWLGAAMHATNLTYGIVNAPGQRYHPAIIAQAVATLNEMFDGRFWIATGSGQALNEHITGGPWPAKDLRNERLKESVEVMRALWRGETVTHRGLVTVEDCRLFSLPEVEPTVIGAAVTAPTARWLAPWVDGLITVSHPPKVLEGVIRAFRDNGGGGKPVYVQAKHQWAETDDAALEMAFGQWKTNVFASKVTTEFNMPDQFEKAARYVRPEDVKEKVCVSSDPGVHVERIRGVFEAGADAVYVHQVGKNQEAFVETFGEHVLPEFDLAPLAEATA from the coding sequence ATGTCCTACGTCATCGGCTATCACGCCTCCCACGAGCAGTTCCCGCCCAGCCAGCTTCTCCGCCTCGTCCAGCAGGCCGAGGACGCCGGGTTCAACGCGGCCATGTGCTCGGACCACATCCACACGTGGAGCAGCGCGCAGGGCGAGAGTGGGTTCGCCTGGAGCTGGCTCGGCGCGGCCATGCACGCCACGAATCTGACCTACGGGATCGTCAACGCACCGGGGCAGCGGTACCACCCGGCCATCATCGCGCAGGCCGTGGCGACGCTGAACGAGATGTTCGACGGCCGCTTTTGGATTGCGACGGGGTCCGGCCAGGCCTTGAACGAGCACATCACGGGCGGGCCGTGGCCGGCGAAGGATCTCCGCAACGAGCGGCTCAAGGAATCGGTCGAGGTGATGCGCGCGCTATGGCGCGGCGAGACCGTCACGCACCGCGGCCTCGTGACCGTCGAGGACTGCCGGCTGTTCTCGTTGCCCGAGGTCGAGCCGACCGTCATCGGTGCGGCCGTGACGGCGCCGACGGCGCGGTGGCTCGCGCCGTGGGTTGACGGCCTGATCACCGTCAGCCACCCGCCGAAGGTGCTCGAGGGCGTAATCCGGGCGTTCCGCGACAACGGCGGCGGGGGCAAGCCGGTCTACGTCCAGGCCAAGCACCAGTGGGCCGAGACGGACGACGCGGCGCTCGAGATGGCCTTCGGCCAGTGGAAGACGAACGTCTTCGCCTCGAAGGTCACGACCGAGTTCAACATGCCGGACCAGTTCGAGAAGGCGGCCCGCTACGTCCGGCCGGAGGACGTGAAGGAGAAGGTGTGCGTGTCGTCCGACCCCGGCGTCCACGTCGAGCGGATCCGGGGGGTGTTCGAGGCCGGCGCCGACGCGGTCTACGTCCACCAGGTCGGGAAGAACCAGGAGGCGTTCGTCGAGACGTTCGGCGAGCACGTGCTCCCGGAGTTCGACCTCGCGCCGCTCGCCGAGGCGACGGCGTGA
- a CDS encoding alpha-amylase family protein, whose product MSVRDRWYQDAVLYCLDVETYHDANGDGVGDFAGLTAKLDHIAGLGATCIWLLPFYPTPNRDNGYDVCDHYAVDPRLGTLGDFVEFIRAAEDRGLRVIVDLVVNHTSDQHPWFQEARDPDSDRHDWYVWSDEKPEDADEGMIFPGEQETVWTYDRKAKRYYLHRFYEHQPDLNIANPHVRAEIERVMGFWLRLGVSGFRIDAAPFLIEHKGIDEVSGKADPYEYLRDFRTFLSWRRGDAVLLAEANVAPGEVPHYFGDGEKLHMLFNFVLNQHLFLALARQRKAPLERGLLLPPKPPDEGQWATFLRNHDELALGRLTEAQRDEIAEAFAPDRESMWVYDRGPRRRVPPMLDGDAARVRMAYSLMLSLPGSPVIRYGEEIGMGDDLSLPERTAVRTPMQWSDKPNAGFTSSDEPVRPVIDSGPFRYQAVNVDRQRREPDSLLMWMERAIRARKEADVFGRGDWHVVDTDHAAVFAHVCKRGGRAAAAVHNLSDAEAEAALDLSAYADRTPLDLLDPGDGLPGITGGTLSLSLPPYGFRWFRLDRA is encoded by the coding sequence ATGAGCGTCCGCGATCGCTGGTACCAGGACGCCGTCCTCTACTGCCTCGACGTCGAGACGTACCACGACGCGAACGGCGACGGCGTCGGCGACTTCGCCGGACTGACGGCCAAGCTCGACCACATCGCCGGGCTCGGCGCGACGTGCATCTGGCTGCTGCCGTTCTACCCGACGCCCAACCGCGACAACGGGTACGACGTCTGCGACCACTACGCCGTCGACCCCCGCCTCGGCACGCTCGGCGACTTCGTCGAGTTCATCCGCGCCGCCGAGGACAGGGGGCTCCGCGTGATCGTCGACCTCGTGGTGAACCACACCTCGGACCAGCACCCGTGGTTTCAGGAGGCCCGCGACCCCGACTCCGACCGCCACGACTGGTACGTCTGGAGTGACGAGAAGCCCGAGGACGCCGACGAGGGCATGATCTTCCCCGGTGAGCAGGAGACCGTCTGGACCTACGACCGGAAGGCCAAGCGGTACTACCTCCACCGGTTCTACGAGCACCAGCCGGACCTCAACATCGCCAACCCGCACGTTCGCGCCGAGATCGAGCGGGTCATGGGGTTCTGGCTGCGGCTCGGCGTGAGCGGCTTCCGCATCGACGCGGCCCCGTTCCTCATCGAGCACAAGGGGATCGACGAGGTCTCGGGCAAGGCCGACCCGTACGAGTACCTCCGCGACTTCCGGACCTTCCTCTCGTGGCGCCGCGGCGACGCCGTGCTGCTGGCCGAGGCCAACGTCGCGCCCGGCGAGGTGCCGCACTACTTCGGCGACGGGGAGAAGCTGCACATGCTGTTCAACTTCGTCCTCAACCAGCACCTGTTTCTGGCGCTCGCGCGCCAACGGAAGGCGCCGCTCGAGCGCGGCCTCCTCCTTCCGCCGAAGCCGCCCGACGAAGGGCAGTGGGCCACGTTCCTCCGCAACCACGACGAGCTGGCCCTCGGCCGGCTCACGGAGGCCCAGCGCGACGAGATCGCCGAGGCGTTCGCGCCGGACCGGGAGAGCATGTGGGTCTACGACCGAGGTCCCCGCCGCCGCGTCCCGCCCATGCTCGACGGCGACGCCGCGCGCGTCCGGATGGCCTACAGCCTGATGCTCTCCCTCCCCGGGAGCCCGGTGATCCGCTACGGCGAGGAGATCGGGATGGGCGACGACCTGAGCCTCCCCGAGCGGACGGCCGTCCGCACGCCGATGCAGTGGTCCGACAAACCGAACGCTGGCTTCACGTCGTCCGACGAGCCCGTCCGGCCCGTCATCGACAGCGGCCCGTTCCGCTACCAGGCCGTCAACGTGGACCGCCAGCGGCGCGAGCCGGACTCGCTCCTGATGTGGATGGAACGGGCCATCCGCGCCCGCAAGGAGGCCGACGTGTTCGGGCGCGGCGACTGGCACGTCGTCGACACGGACCACGCGGCCGTCTTCGCCCACGTCTGCAAACGGGGCGGGCGGGCGGCCGCCGCGGTCCACAACCTGTCCGACGCCGAGGCCGAGGCCGCGCTCGACCTCAGCGCCTACGCCGACCGGACCCCGCTCGACCTCCTCGACCCCGGCGACGGGCTCCCGGGGATCACCGGGGGCACGCTCTCCCTCTCGCTCCCGCCCTACGGGTTCCGCTGGTTCCGCCTCGACCGGGCCTGA
- a CDS encoding S9 family peptidase translates to MLRRPLALALLLTAVAVHAQDDALTYQTPAPELAALVDAPRTPAVWLSPDRATMALFARDGVPPVAELAEPELGLAGVRINPRTTGPSRAIGYTGVTLKAVTGEDERTVAGFPDGARLRSPQWSPDGAHLAVLADREDRVELWVMDAAAAQARLAFSDAVNDAAPGASFEWFPSSDGLIVRAVPADRGEAPVESTVPTGPVVQESTGEAAPARTYQDLLESPFDERLFDHYFTSALVAVPLDGAGPRAVAPEGVYTSLEVSPDGRYLLTEARQRPYSYLVPWSRFANNVEVRDLQSGAVVHTVAELPVAEQVPIAFGSVPTGPRSVGWRADAPATLVWTEAQDGGDASAEAEVRDQLYLLEAPFEGAPVAWAALPLRYSGLVWGDDDTALAIDYYWQTRQVNWYRLDPSDLDAEPETVFSYSFEDRYNDPGQPMTALNDAGHRVLLMDDGDLFLEGQGASPEGNRPFVRRFDLDTGETTELFRSEAPFYERPVDFLDVDAGLLLTQRETVTDPPNYHVRDLGSGDVRAVTAFPHPYPELADVQKETVEYTRADGVPLSATLYLPPGYDAERDGPLPTLVWAYPTEYKSADAAGQRSDSPYQFTYVSYWGAVPFVTQGYAVLDDAAFPIVGEGETEPNDSFREQLVMNAEAAIAAGVERGVVDPDRVAIGGHSYGAFMVGNLLAHSDLFRAGIARSGAYNRTLTPFGFQREERTFWDDPMLYFGMSPFMHAEKIDEPILLVHGDADNNPGTFTLQSERLYGALKGLGGTARLVLLPAESHGYRGRESLLHMLWEEDRWLDRYVKNAAPREAASADAPEADAAGGR, encoded by the coding sequence ATGCTCCGCCGCCCTCTCGCCCTCGCCCTCCTGCTGACGGCCGTCGCCGTCCACGCGCAAGACGACGCGCTGACGTACCAGACGCCGGCGCCCGAGCTCGCTGCCCTCGTGGACGCGCCGCGCACGCCGGCCGTCTGGCTCAGCCCCGATCGTGCCACGATGGCCCTCTTCGCCCGCGACGGCGTCCCGCCCGTGGCCGAGCTGGCGGAGCCCGAGCTCGGCCTCGCCGGCGTCCGCATCAACCCGCGGACGACGGGGCCGAGCCGCGCGATCGGCTACACCGGCGTCACGCTGAAGGCCGTGACGGGCGAGGACGAGCGGACCGTGGCCGGCTTCCCCGACGGCGCCCGCCTGCGCAGCCCGCAGTGGAGCCCCGACGGGGCCCACCTCGCCGTCCTCGCCGACCGGGAGGACCGCGTCGAGCTGTGGGTCATGGACGCCGCCGCGGCGCAGGCCCGGCTCGCGTTCTCGGACGCCGTCAACGACGCCGCGCCGGGCGCTTCGTTCGAGTGGTTCCCGTCGAGCGACGGCCTCATCGTCCGCGCCGTCCCGGCCGACCGGGGCGAGGCGCCGGTCGAGTCGACGGTGCCGACGGGGCCGGTCGTCCAGGAGTCGACGGGCGAGGCGGCGCCGGCGCGGACGTACCAGGACCTCTTGGAGAGCCCGTTCGACGAGCGGCTCTTCGACCACTACTTCACGAGCGCGCTCGTCGCGGTCCCGCTCGACGGCGCCGGGCCGCGCGCCGTGGCGCCGGAGGGCGTCTACACGTCGCTCGAGGTGTCGCCGGACGGGCGGTATCTCCTCACGGAGGCCCGTCAGCGGCCGTACTCCTACCTCGTCCCGTGGTCCCGCTTCGCCAACAACGTTGAGGTCCGCGATCTCCAGTCGGGCGCGGTCGTCCACACGGTCGCCGAGCTGCCGGTGGCCGAGCAGGTCCCGATCGCGTTCGGCTCGGTCCCGACGGGCCCGCGGTCGGTCGGCTGGCGGGCCGACGCGCCGGCCACGCTCGTGTGGACCGAGGCGCAGGACGGCGGCGACGCGAGCGCCGAGGCCGAGGTTCGGGACCAGCTCTACCTGCTGGAGGCTCCGTTCGAGGGCGCGCCCGTCGCGTGGGCCGCGCTCCCGCTCCGCTACAGCGGCCTCGTCTGGGGCGACGACGACACGGCCCTCGCCATCGACTATTACTGGCAGACGCGCCAGGTGAACTGGTACCGGCTCGACCCGAGCGATCTGGACGCCGAGCCGGAGACCGTCTTCTCGTACTCGTTCGAGGACCGCTACAACGACCCCGGACAGCCGATGACCGCCCTCAACGACGCCGGCCACCGCGTCCTGCTGATGGACGACGGCGACCTCTTCCTGGAGGGCCAGGGCGCCTCGCCCGAGGGCAACCGCCCGTTCGTCCGCCGCTTCGACCTCGACACCGGCGAGACGACCGAGCTCTTCCGCTCCGAGGCCCCGTTCTACGAGCGCCCCGTCGACTTCCTCGACGTGGACGCCGGGCTCCTCCTGACGCAGCGCGAGACGGTCACCGACCCGCCGAACTACCACGTGCGAGACCTCGGCTCTGGCGACGTCCGCGCCGTGACGGCCTTCCCGCACCCGTACCCCGAGCTGGCCGACGTCCAGAAGGAGACCGTCGAGTACACGCGCGCCGACGGCGTGCCGCTCAGCGCGACGCTCTACCTCCCGCCCGGCTACGACGCCGAACGCGACGGTCCGCTCCCGACGCTCGTCTGGGCCTACCCGACGGAGTACAAGTCGGCCGACGCGGCCGGCCAGCGGTCCGACAGTCCCTACCAGTTCACGTACGTGAGCTACTGGGGCGCCGTCCCGTTCGTGACGCAGGGCTACGCCGTGCTCGACGACGCCGCGTTTCCGATCGTCGGGGAGGGCGAGACGGAGCCGAACGACAGCTTCCGAGAGCAGCTCGTGATGAACGCCGAGGCCGCGATTGCTGCGGGTGTCGAGCGGGGCGTCGTGGACCCCGACCGCGTGGCCATCGGCGGCCACAGCTACGGGGCGTTCATGGTGGGCAACCTCCTCGCTCACTCGGACCTGTTCCGCGCCGGCATCGCGCGCTCGGGCGCCTACAACCGGACGCTCACGCCGTTCGGCTTCCAACGCGAGGAGCGGACGTTCTGGGACGACCCGATGCTCTATTTCGGCATGAGCCCGTTCATGCACGCCGAGAAGATCGACGAGCCAATTCTTTTGGTTCACGGCGACGCCGACAACAACCCCGGCACGTTCACGCTCCAGAGCGAGCGGCTCTACGGCGCGCTCAAGGGGCTCGGCGGGACGGCCCGGCTCGTGCTCCTCCCGGCCGAGAGCCACGGCTACCGCGGGCGCGAGTCGCTCCTCCACATGCTGTGGGAGGAGGACCGGTGGCTCGACCGCTACGTCAAGAACGCCGCCCCGCGCGAGGCCGCCTCCGCCGACGCGCCCGAAGCCGACGCCGCCGGCGGTCGCTGA
- a CDS encoding 7-carboxy-7-deazaguanine synthase QueE — protein sequence MSVSLPTPEREAGLAGRLAASPAGGKRYAVKALWRTVQGEGTQAGRAAVFVRLAGCNLWSGLERDRQRDAARSGADCPLWCDTEFAPPGAVKLSAADLARAAAEAGGAVRFCVLTGGEPLLQADAALVRALRAEGFTVAVETNGTQRLADAFGGDPANRPDWVVCSPKLPEAELALEACDELKLVVPDYRPDAYGAFAERVRAHGGRRALWLQPEDGPRLAEATRLALDLVFEDPRWRVSVQTHKALGVD from the coding sequence ATGAGCGTGTCCCTCCCCACTCCCGAGCGCGAGGCCGGCCTCGCTGGCCGGCTGGCAGCGTCGCCCGCCGGTGGGAAGCGGTACGCCGTCAAGGCGCTGTGGCGGACGGTCCAGGGCGAGGGCACGCAGGCCGGGCGGGCCGCCGTCTTCGTCCGCCTCGCCGGGTGCAACCTGTGGAGCGGCCTCGAGCGCGACCGCCAGCGCGACGCCGCGCGCTCCGGGGCCGACTGCCCGCTGTGGTGCGACACCGAGTTCGCGCCGCCGGGTGCCGTCAAGCTGAGCGCGGCCGACCTCGCCCGGGCCGCCGCCGAGGCGGGCGGGGCCGTCCGGTTCTGCGTCCTCACCGGCGGCGAGCCGCTCCTCCAGGCGGACGCCGCACTCGTCCGCGCCCTCCGTGCCGAGGGCTTCACCGTCGCCGTCGAGACGAACGGGACGCAGCGCCTCGCGGACGCCTTCGGCGGCGACCCGGCCAATCGCCCCGACTGGGTCGTGTGCAGCCCGAAGCTCCCCGAGGCCGAGCTCGCGCTGGAGGCGTGCGACGAGCTCAAGCTGGTCGTGCCGGACTACCGGCCGGACGCCTACGGCGCGTTCGCCGAGCGGGTCAGGGCGCACGGCGGGCGGCGGGCGCTGTGGCTCCAGCCCGAAGACGGGCCGCGCCTCGCGGAGGCCACGCGGCTCGCGCTCGACCTCGTGTTCGAGGACCCGCGCTGGCGCGTCTCGGTCCAGACCCACAAGGCGCTCGGCGTGGACTGA
- a CDS encoding NAD-dependent epimerase/dehydratase family protein, with translation MAVSILQTERPAPEADAAALSPAPEAEPPETRAEADRPTVAIAGASGFVGTALRHALAAEYDLVGLTRSPARAARTDQGDATHWRHCDLFSLRDIEEGLDGADLAVYLVHSMLPSARLTQGTFADLDLILADNFSRAAKKQGVKQIVYLSGLLPEDTTDLSKHLRSRWEVERTLAAHGVPVTTLRTGLVVGKGGSSLRILVNLVRRLPAMVLPSWTESDTQPVALRDVVRAVRLVLGAPGRFEGAFDVAGPDVMTYREMLEQTAEVLGVERPASGVPILTPKLSTLWVSLVTGSPRALVGPLVASLRHDMVVRDNPVQRAIGPDALPFQAALREAVRPDGQAVPDTRHGHRREDDASVREARLVRSVQRFDLPEGRTAEWAGREYMRWLDGFAGPLLRVRTAHDGPAWRARFSVRPFPRPVLELTHAPDRSTTDRALFYVTGGMLAQTGGPHRGRLEFREVLGGACLLAAIHDFAPRLPWALYRLTQAVAHLFVMAQFGRHLSKLANVAPARLDTKAEAARA, from the coding sequence GTGGCCGTCTCCATTCTCCAGACTGAGCGGCCGGCGCCCGAGGCGGACGCCGCGGCGCTCTCCCCCGCCCCCGAGGCCGAGCCACCCGAGACCCGCGCCGAGGCCGACCGCCCGACGGTCGCCATCGCGGGCGCGTCGGGGTTCGTCGGGACCGCCCTGCGGCACGCGCTCGCCGCCGAGTACGACCTCGTCGGCCTGACGCGGTCGCCGGCGCGGGCGGCGCGGACGGACCAAGGCGACGCCACGCACTGGCGCCACTGCGACCTGTTCTCTCTCCGCGACATCGAGGAGGGACTCGACGGCGCCGACCTCGCCGTCTACCTCGTCCACTCGATGCTCCCCTCGGCGCGACTGACGCAGGGGACATTCGCGGACCTCGACCTCATCCTGGCCGACAATTTTTCGCGCGCGGCGAAGAAGCAGGGCGTCAAGCAGATCGTCTATCTCAGTGGTCTCTTGCCGGAGGACACCACCGACCTCTCGAAGCACCTCCGCAGCCGCTGGGAGGTCGAACGGACGCTCGCCGCGCACGGCGTCCCCGTCACGACGCTCCGCACGGGCCTCGTGGTCGGGAAAGGAGGCTCGTCGCTCCGAATCCTCGTCAACCTTGTCCGTCGGCTCCCCGCGATGGTCCTCCCGAGTTGGACCGAGTCCGACACGCAGCCGGTCGCGCTCCGCGACGTCGTGCGGGCCGTCCGGCTCGTGCTCGGCGCGCCGGGCCGGTTCGAGGGCGCGTTCGACGTCGCGGGGCCCGATGTCATGACCTACCGCGAGATGCTGGAGCAGACGGCGGAGGTGCTCGGCGTCGAGCGGCCGGCCTCGGGCGTCCCCATCCTCACGCCGAAGCTTTCGACGCTCTGGGTCAGCCTCGTGACGGGCAGCCCACGGGCGCTCGTAGGACCGCTCGTGGCGAGCCTGCGGCACGACATGGTCGTCCGCGACAACCCCGTCCAGCGAGCCATCGGGCCGGACGCGCTCCCGTTCCAGGCCGCCCTGCGCGAGGCCGTCCGCCCCGACGGCCAGGCGGTCCCCGACACCCGCCACGGCCACCGTCGAGAGGACGACGCGTCCGTTCGGGAGGCCCGGCTCGTCCGCTCCGTCCAACGCTTCGACCTGCCGGAGGGGCGGACCGCCGAGTGGGCCGGCCGCGAGTACATGCGTTGGCTCGACGGCTTCGCTGGCCCTCTCCTCCGCGTCCGCACCGCGCACGACGGCCCCGCGTGGCGCGCGCGATTCTCCGTCCGGCCCTTCCCACGCCCCGTTCTCGAACTGACGCACGCGCCGGACCGGAGCACGACCGACCGGGCCCTCTTCTACGTCACGGGCGGAATGCTGGCCCAGACCGGCGGCCCCCACCGCGGGCGGCTGGAGTTCCGCGAGGTCCTCGGCGGCGCGTGCCTGCTCGCGGCGATCCACGACTTCGCGCCGCGGCTGCCGTGGGCGCTGTACCGGCTCACGCAGGCTGTGGCCCACCTGTTCGTAATGGCCCAGTTCGGCCGCCACCTCTCGAAGCTGGCCAACGTCGCGCCCGCCCGCCTCGACACCAAGGCCGAGGCAGCCAGGGCCTAG
- the queC gene encoding 7-cyano-7-deazaguanine synthase QueC → MPALVLFSGGQDSTTSLFWALSSSHGAFDRVEALAFRYGQRHAVELEQAHAIAEAAGVPFTVLDLGGLLSGSALLADEAADTNAAHALAPDLPASFVPGRNALFLTAAASHAFTRGIHDLVGGMCQTDYSGYPDCRLGFIESQAETLSLALDAPVQIHTPLMHLTKAETWKLAADLGTVRGLDVLETVREMSHTDYHGDRSERHPWGYGRLDNPASVLRAKGYEEAVANGWIPDAR, encoded by the coding sequence GTGCCCGCCCTCGTCCTCTTCTCCGGCGGTCAGGACTCGACGACGTCGCTGTTCTGGGCCCTCTCCTCTAGCCACGGCGCGTTCGACCGGGTCGAGGCCCTCGCCTTCCGGTACGGCCAGCGCCACGCCGTCGAACTCGAGCAGGCCCACGCGATCGCCGAGGCGGCCGGCGTCCCGTTCACCGTCCTCGACCTGGGCGGTTTGCTGTCGGGCTCCGCGCTCCTCGCGGACGAGGCGGCCGACACGAACGCCGCCCACGCCCTCGCCCCGGACCTGCCGGCCAGCTTCGTCCCGGGCCGGAACGCCCTCTTCCTGACCGCCGCCGCCAGCCACGCGTTCACGCGCGGCATCCACGACCTCGTCGGGGGGATGTGCCAGACCGACTACTCGGGGTACCCCGACTGCCGCCTCGGCTTCATCGAGTCGCAGGCCGAGACGCTGAGCCTCGCGCTGGACGCACCGGTCCAGATCCACACGCCGCTCATGCACCTGACGAAGGCCGAGACGTGGAAGCTGGCGGCCGACCTGGGGACGGTCCGCGGGCTCGACGTGCTCGAGACGGTCCGCGAGATGAGCCACACGGACTACCACGGCGACCGGAGCGAGCGGCACCCGTGGGGCTACGGCCGGCTCGACAACCCGGCGAGCGTCCTCCGCGCGAAGGGCTACGAAGAGGCCGTCGCGAACGGCTGGATCCCGGACGCGCGCTAG
- the queF gene encoding preQ(1) synthase — MADTPTAADRLDDFHQRALDHTRASLAHMARYGIEPEGRVALFLPPDARQQEIHRMPYEHAARQVVTYTTEPGEFTALCPFSGLPDSGTVRIEYVPGSWLLELKSLKYYLMSWRHVGAAQEDITALVFEDLMRHLDDPHRLVVTTDYTVRGGIHTVCSVDSRDQPERNSAAVGSVGLGAEAGPAGDGATS, encoded by the coding sequence ATGGCCGACACGCCGACCGCGGCCGACCGCCTCGACGACTTCCACCAGCGCGCGCTCGACCACACGAGGGCGTCGCTGGCGCACATGGCCCGCTACGGGATCGAGCCCGAGGGCCGCGTCGCCCTGTTCCTCCCGCCCGACGCGCGCCAGCAGGAGATCCACCGGATGCCGTACGAGCACGCCGCCCGCCAGGTCGTGACCTACACGACCGAGCCCGGCGAGTTCACCGCGCTCTGCCCGTTCTCCGGGCTGCCCGACTCCGGGACCGTCCGCATCGAGTACGTCCCGGGGTCGTGGCTCCTCGAGCTCAAGAGCCTGAAGTACTACCTCATGAGCTGGCGCCACGTCGGCGCGGCGCAGGAGGACATCACGGCGCTCGTCTTCGAGGACCTCATGCGCCACCTCGACGACCCGCACCGGCTCGTCGTGACCACCGACTACACGGTCCGCGGCGGGATCCACACCGTGTGCTCCGTCGACAGCCGCGACCAACCGGAGCGCAACTCGGCCGCGGTCGGCTCCGTCGGCCTCGGCGCCGAGGCGGGCCCGGCCGGCGACGGCGCCACGTCATAG
- the mltG gene encoding endolytic transglycosylase MltG, with translation MKKILLLLVILGLVGGAVGAWLAFLPNVGGDERHSVKLPEGDFSVMLDSLEAAGAIESRTSMETFGQLTGWADQVKEGHYYIEPGMSNWAVLDKIRKGLRDPIRITIPPGTRPERLGRILDNQLGTDSTEVARLLRDPAFADSLGTDVAHLHGRMLAETFDMYWTDDPETAIRRIHDRYERFWTDEREAQAEALGLTPDEVVTLASIVEWEARKPEERRRIAGVYVNRLLGRTSSGTMRLQADPTVQFALMEEGGEPRMRRLLFSDYRFPSEYNTYLIDGLPPGPITNPSDASVEAVLDNEEHEFLFFVADGSGGHDFSRTVSEHNAKARRWSQWLSEQVRQRRAREAAGATSDSAE, from the coding sequence ATGAAAAAGATCCTCCTCCTCCTGGTCATCCTCGGCCTCGTCGGCGGTGCCGTCGGGGCGTGGCTGGCGTTCCTCCCCAACGTCGGCGGCGACGAGCGGCACAGCGTGAAGCTCCCCGAGGGCGACTTCTCCGTCATGCTTGACTCGCTCGAGGCGGCCGGCGCGATCGAGTCGCGGACGTCGATGGAGACGTTCGGCCAGCTTACCGGCTGGGCCGACCAGGTCAAGGAGGGCCACTACTACATCGAGCCGGGGATGAGCAACTGGGCCGTGCTCGACAAGATTCGGAAGGGCCTCCGCGACCCGATCCGCATCACGATCCCGCCGGGCACGCGCCCCGAGCGGCTCGGGCGGATCCTCGACAACCAGCTCGGGACCGACTCCACGGAGGTCGCCCGGCTCCTCCGCGACCCCGCCTTCGCCGACTCGCTCGGGACCGACGTGGCCCACCTCCACGGCCGGATGCTCGCCGAGACGTTCGACATGTACTGGACCGACGACCCCGAGACGGCGATCCGCCGCATCCACGACCGGTACGAGCGGTTCTGGACCGACGAGCGCGAGGCGCAGGCCGAGGCGCTCGGGCTGACGCCCGACGAGGTCGTCACGCTGGCGTCCATCGTCGAGTGGGAGGCGCGGAAGCCGGAGGAGCGGCGCCGGATCGCGGGCGTCTACGTCAACCGCCTCCTCGGGCGGACGTCCTCGGGCACGATGCGGCTCCAGGCCGACCCGACGGTCCAGTTCGCGCTCATGGAGGAGGGCGGCGAGCCCCGGATGCGGCGGCTCCTCTTTAGCGACTACCGCTTCCCGAGCGAGTACAACACGTACCTCATCGACGGCCTCCCGCCCGGCCCGATCACGAACCCGTCGGACGCGAGCGTCGAGGCCGTCCTCGACAACGAGGAGCACGAGTTCCTCTTCTTCGTCGCCGACGGCTCGGGCGGCCACGACTTCTCGCGGACGGTCTCCGAGCACAACGCGAAGGCCCGGCGGTGGAGCCAGTGGCTGAGCGAGCAGGTCCGCCAGCGGCGCGCGCGCGAGGCGGCCGGGGCCACGAGCGACTCGGCCGAGTAG